Part of the Neoarius graeffei isolate fNeoGra1 chromosome 15, fNeoGra1.pri, whole genome shotgun sequence genome is shown below.
tcgactccctcaaccagaactggtcgtgaccttgatctggacctcccaaagtcaatgaccagctccttggtctttgaggtattgagctgcagatggttcctgttgcaccacacagcaaagtccctcaccaggctcctatactcctcctctctgttgtcactgatacacccaatgatggctgtgtcatcggcaaacttctgaatgtgacacagctccgagttgtagcagaagtccgcggtgtacaagtTGAAgaaaagaggggccagcaccgtgccctggggtgctccagtgctactACTTAcagtgaaggcactcgagaagtccaagaagaggatcctcactgtgccatttcccttatccagatgtgagtgggctcggtgtagcaggtagaggatggcgtcttccacaccaacacctgcccggtacgcaaactgcagacagtcctgggcatgttgtacctggggtctgaggaggctgagaaagagccgctccaacgttttcatcagatgtgaagtgagtgccaccagtcggaagtcattcagctcgctgggccgattctttttgggaactggaacgaaagattccaggttctctggttttgtCTGGTTTCTCTaatttcctctgggttctttggtttcctctgggttctctaatTTCCTCTGGATTCTTTGGTTTCCTTCGAGTTCTCTGATTTCCTCCAGGTTctttggtttcctccaggttctctggtttcttttggtttctttggtttcctccaggttctttggtttcctttgggttctctgatttcctctgggttctttggtttcccctgggttctctggtttcttttGGTTTCTTTGGTTTCCTTTGAGTTCTTTGGTTTCCTTTGGTTTCTCTaatttcttctgggttctctaATTTCCTCTGGATTCTCTGATTTCTTCCAGGTtctttggtttcctccgggttctctaaTTTCCTTTGGGTTATTTggtttcctttgggttctctggtttcctccggtttctctaatttcttctgggttctctaatttcctctgggttctttggtttcctccgggttctttggtttccttcaggttccttggtttcctctggtttcctacGGTTTCTCtaatttcctctgggttctctaatTTCCTCCAGATTTTCTGGTTTCCTTCGAGTTCTCTGATTTTCTCCGGGTTCTTTGCTTTCCTCTAGGTTCTTTGGTTCCCTCTGGGTTCTTGTGGTGATTTTATGTATATCCAACCACACACATAACTTGATGTAATCCGACATACAGTAATTTGTTTTATGTTGATTGCATTTTGATTTAAATGTTGATTtgcagtaaatagtaaattaaGTTGATTATACTTAAAAAGAAATTACAAATAAATTGGTTAAAGCATTATATTATTTTATAACTTCGAATCAAGTATTAAATCAGAATAAAGTCCTGTTTAAatgatttattgtttttttgttttgttttagttaGCTCAGTGTGGCCTTGGAAATATTGGTGGAGCAAGACCTGAATGCCTGAatgtatcttttaaaaaaatatcagtGCCATGCTGGAAATATTGGTGGAGACAAACTGAAACTGAGAGGGTTTATATGGTCCAATAGAAAATATTGGTGGAAACAAGGTCTTGAATGGTGAGATGGGTGAATCAATCAGAATACATGAAACTTATCAAACTTGATGTCagaacactgtaaaaaatgaatgCTTTGCACTTTTGGAGTCagatcactctgcagactgactcagcttttggtaattaatttaataaaagtctaaacttttctgcaaactCTTTGACTTTGAATTATTCTTGCTTGGAGAGTTTCCATGAcattctctggtttcctctgggttctctggtttcctcccacttccaAAAACAATGCCAGTAAGTGGACTGACTACACTAAATTTCCCCAAGTTGTGAACATGTATGtacttgtacttgctacataaTGAAGACCGGAATATGTATTTTTTATCAACAGAGTGAGGACCTTTTTGAGAAGTGAGGACATTCTGGCTgggcctcacttcttcaaagggctgtttgtatggaatcaattttgtgccaaaatgttcatacaatacttttgaaatatcaaacgaaaacgacaaatcaaaatacaaaaaaagaagaaaaagtcaatttttttagactggcaaacaaattattcgtgtaatcgtgcaaaatatcagtctattactcttcagaaaccttttatttttgttccgcgtctttctcagttttgtttgacgtaatttatttcggttgcgattccagctttctcgtttgcgctccctgactttttgcttacagttttggcacaaacttcacgtgtgggtgggctgtccaggaatgcattaccattagctaacttgtgtttgactgacagctacgctcagccattccctactcggattttggctgactgtttgacgagtgaccgatccattgacggtaaacaaggatcgagtggacttcagtggcgactattatattgaatattgtcagtcaaacacaagttagccaatgggaatgcattcctggacagcccacccacacgtgaagtttgtgccaaaactgcaagcaaaaagtcagggagcacaaacgaatttaaacgtaatttattttggttgctggaatcgcaaccaaaataaattacgtcaaacaaaactgagaaagacgcggaacaaaaataaaaggtttctgaagagtaatagactgatattttgcacgattacacgaataatttgtttgccagtctaaaaaaaattgactttttgttctttttttgtattttgatttgtcgttttcgtttgatatttcaaaagtattgtatgaacattttggcacaaaattgattccatatgttTGAGGCTTACGACTTCGTTTAAGGTTCAGGTTCAAATTAGGtttaggttaggattagggttgggTTTAAGTATTTAGTGGTGATGGTTAAGTTTAGAGTAAGGGGCGAGGGactacattaataataataataataatgtttaagttatgtagtgcctttctcacacccaaggtcgctttacagttaCAAGAACaaacaaatcacttgaacctaggataatacttaagctgtacaccaaatttcatccaaatccgttcactactttttgagttatgttgggaacagacaaaaaataataatcctggatccacatacatatctggatttgcatcaaaatctaatcaattgttccttggcccatggctcaaatttcctcaaaatttaatcaaaatccgttcactacttttgagttacagtggtgcttgaaagtttgtgaaccctttagaattttctatatttctgcataaatatgacctaaaacatcatcagattttcacacaagtcctaaaattagataaagagaactcagttaaacaaatgagacaaaaatattatacttggtcatttatttattgagaaaaatgatccaatattacacatctgtgagtggcaaaagtatgtgaacctttgctttcagtatctggtgtgaccccccttgtgcagcaataactgcaactaaacgtttccggtaactgttgatcagtcctgcacaccggcttggaggaattttagcccattcctctgtacagaacagcttcaactctgggatattggtgggtttcctcacatgaactgctcgcttcaggtccttccacaacatttcgattgaattaaggtcaggactttgacttagccattacaaatcattaactttattcttctttaaccattctttggtagaacaacttgtgtgcttacagtcgttgttttgctgcatgacccaccttctcttgagattcagttcatggacagatgtcctgacattttcctttagaattcactggtataattcagaattcattgttccatcaagaatggcaagccgtcctggcccagatgcatcaaaacaggcccaaaccatgatactaccacgaccatgtttcacagatgggataaggttcttatgcgggaatacagtgctttcctttctccaaacataacgattctcatttaaaccaaaaagttctattttggtctcatccgtccacaaaacatttttacaatagccttctggcttgtctacgtgatctttagcaaactgcagacgagcagcaatattctttttggagagcagtggctttctccttgcaaccctgccatgcacaccattgttgttcagtgttctcctgatggtggactcatgaccattaacattagccaatgtgagagaggccttcagttgcttagaagttaccctggggtcctttgtgacctcgccgactattacacgccttgctcttggagtgatcgttgttggtcaaccactcctggggagggtaacaatggtcttgaatttcctccatttgtacacaatctgtctgactgtggattggtggagtccaaactctttagagatggttttgtaaccttttccagcctgatgagcatcaagaacgctttttctgaggtcctcagaaatctcctttgttgttgccatgatacacttccacaaacatgtgttgtgaagatcagactttgatagatccctgttctttaaataaaacaggttgcccactcacacctgattgtcgtcccattgattgaaaacacctgactcgaatttcaccttcaaattaactgctaatcctagaggttcacataattttaccactcacagatatgtaatattggatcattttcctcaataaataaatgaccaagtatcatatttttgtctcatttgtttaactgggttctctttatctacttttaggacttgtgtgaaaatcggatgatgttttaggtcatatttatgcagaaatatagaaaattctaaagggttcacaaactttcaagcaccactgtacattgggaacaaacaaacaaacaaaggcgaaaacataacctcttctaacaaagttggtggaggtgaaaaaaaattgtcattatgtcaatgagtgtccccacaaagacagaagtacaagaatgtgtgtgtttgggggggggggggggggggggggggggatagatACATGTCCAtaaagggtgtattcctgcctcacacccAGTGCTCCCAATAAAGGCTCAGGATCCACCCTGACTAGGATAAGACGGttaatgaaaataaattaataaattaaatattatgaCAAACATGAAGATTCccatcatattttattaaatgatcAAATATAACACTATCAGTGATATCAACAACCAtccatttttttaaattcccacttTATATTAAGTATCTCCAATACCTGTTAACTTACACATAAATTATACACGCAACTGTTTGCACTGATGGATAACAATAGCACATCAGGATCTGGGGTGTAATGAGATCAGACAACCCCAGCGTGTATTGTTTTTGTATGACAGCACGGTCTGTCTTgtgttatttttattcatttacaaGATGTTCTAGCGTAATAGTAAAAGCAGCTACAATAGTTACATTATAACTGCAGGTATAATTTATGTGTAGTAACTGCACAATGTGTGGGCCAAAATGCAAACATCTGCGTGATCAAATTTGCAGTCTGTCATTCACTTCAGGGTCACAAAGGAATACAGAAGTTGTCTATGTAATTGATATTTTACGCAAACAATTCCAAGACACGTCCTGAGAGCCGACACTTAATTGCACTTGTCTAATGATCTAATCATCTTGTCAAAGATGAGTAGATGAGCATGTTAAATCTTTGGAAAGTATAGAAATGTATTCTTTGCTTTACAGTCACTCATTTGGCAAACACTTTATTCAAAGTAACCGGCTGTTAAAGGAATGAAAGCAATAGAGTTACAACTTTCCACTAATTGTCCCAAAATGAGTGCAAGAAAGTTGTagataaaaatagaaaaagacaCAAGTCCCAGCTGTACCTCATAAATCCCACACCGCAAAACATGTCATTTTAGCAAGTGCAAATATAGTCAAATCTATTACATATTTCCTATTATATGATtacaataggcggcacggtggtgtagtggttagcgctgtcgcctcacagcaagaaggtccgggttcgagccccgtggccgacgagggcctttctgtgcggagtttgcatgttctccccgtgtccgcgtgggtttcctccgggtgctccggtttcccccacagtccaaagacatgcaggttaggttaactggtgactctaaattgaccgtaggtgtgaatgtgagtgtgaatggttgtctgtgtctatgtgtcagccctgtgatgacctggcgacttgtccagggtgtaccccacctttcgcccgtagtcagctgggataggctccagcttgcctgcgaccctgtagaacaggataaagtggctagaaatgatgagatgagatgattacaaTACACCAAATATAAGacctacactcaccagccactttaataggaacttgttcttgattctaagagtcctgttcttagctgcaggagtggaacccaatgtggtcttctgctgttgcatgctgagatgtttttctgctcaccacggttgtaaagagttgttatgagttgctatatccttcctagcagacaaaaccaatctggccattttcctctgacctctcttatcaacaaggcgtttgtttccacacacagaactgtcgctcattcaatgtttttttgtttttcgcaccattctgtgtaaactagagatttttgtgtgtgaaaaccccacgagatcagcagtttctgaaatactcaaaccagtccatctggctcaaaccaacacccatgccatagtgAAAGTCAGACTCTGAGATCACagattttcccgttctgatgtctgaagtgaacattaattaactgaagctcttgattcgtatctgcatgattttatgcattgtgatgctgtcaagggatcggctgattagagaactgcataaaacagcaggtggatgggtgtacctaataaagtggccggtgagtatattTCTAGATTTTGTTTTAATAacttcaaactttcatttttttctgtaaatAAATGCAAAAATCAACAAAACTAGCGCCTAACGTAAGGCAAATTTGGGAAAATGGCTAGAAATAGGTTTATTGATCTTCTATTTGTTTGACTGTGGTCTCATCATAGGAAATACGAGCTAAATTTGACTACATTCAATGTATATCCACTTGCTAAGATGGAATTCTTTGCAGTGCAATTAAACCTTGTGTACATTAACAATAAAAGTGCAAAATTAAACAAACATTCTCTAAAAATCCCAACAATATGGctacataccccccccccccaaaaaaaaaaaaataaaaaaaaaaaaattaaaaattaaataataaaaaaaaagattcattaCTACACCCAGGAAAGCTTATACAGATTTGCGGTTTCTTTTTCGTAAACTAAATAATTATGGCACCAGTacccatttttttcccttttatatTCTATTGGAAATACAGCACATCCTTGTTAATATCATTGCTGGTATTGTAATCTATAGatctttattatatccacattcactgaatatgagcgatcgcgtgctccgattggctactctactactaggatatcagcttatatactgcgagtagaaaaaaaacaaaatggtggagcgtgttgctgaaccaaccgaggatgaaataaaaactctactcgaaaacaaaccccccaaaaaatacaaaaaaaaccccaataaaatattgaataaaattatttgatggtaagaacgcatcttttttatttttcaaaaattattattatatcatttttcacaaatcgctcctgtcatttcgccggtttgtttacattctaagcggaaatgattttgtcggacgttttgtaaaaaaagttttaatttatcaaatttgcaaaaaataaaaataaaactgctgtgtttctcaaaatccagtaactgtggatagaataaaacagttattccactcaacctggtcgtacatggcttatagccaactcggtgcaacATGCctctgtcagctatcagctcatatacgactcgaattcgtggaataactgttaaatagcagaTCATTACAACAGACTGTAAtgtggatggatggttggaaagTGGTCATAAGAAGATTAAGTTCTTGTAGTTTTCACCTCCTTGAAAAAGCTCTTAAGCATAAAGACTTGTCCGATGCTGACCACACATATAATGAGAGCCTCTCCGATGGACCAGTAAGAAACCCGTGCACTGAGGTCTTCTGCTCTGATTCGGTCCTGAGCTTCTCGAAGACGGTACTTTGTCTGCGTGTCTGACACCACTTTCAGAATCTCATGGATGGATATGCAGGTCGACTCCAGCTGGAAATTCATGATGATTTTATTCTTTTGTTTAGGAGTTAGAAACTAAATTGAATTTTACTTCAAATTATTTCTTATATCAGGACTATTAGTGTCAAGTGTGCAAACAGGTGTGTAATAAAACAACAGTAAGGCATCTGAGctttggatgcaacccagcatgtgtgtgtgtgtgtgtgtgtgtgtgtgtgtatgctttaCCTGTGTGAGCGCTGTTGGCTTGGCCATATCAGGCAGTAGTTGTTCCTCCTCGCCTGATCTGAAGTCTAAATACACAGTTTTATGAGAAAACGTTGAGAACTCGTTGCCAAAGCAGACCTGATAAACACCCTTCATGGCTGTAGTATGAGTGAAGCTGTCATATTGCTTCTTGCGCTCTTCGTACAAAACATTATTCATTGGATCAGTCACAAAACAGTCAACATCATAGTTGCCTCCAGCAATAACCTGCAATTCAAAAGAGATTTAAAATATTGTCAATATCAGTACACAGTTTTTCAAATACCACTGGAACATAAACCCAGCAAACAGAATATTTTGCTAGCATAAACATATACTGTTTGGTTATTTTGTTAGGAATCATTTCATAAAGTTCTAGTAATGTTCAATTTTAGTTAATAAAGCCGTTCCTGAAACGTTCTGGgaactttaaaggtcccatggcatgaaattttcactttctgaggtttttttaacgttaaaatgagttcctctgaccttcttaagtcaccccagtggctagaaatgtcataatgtgtaaaccaaactatgcccaccctttgtcaacatttgagaatggcgcgtcaaaatggcgcgttgataggctcttccctttactacgtcagcaagggagatgatccccacgtcccccctctggattcccacccactgtatggattgcccgcccagctcaaaagttgccaccttagatatgtcacttcaattttgtagtgaggagaccatagaggacacaacaacatggcaccacctaagcgagcgaaacatggaaattgcgctgtacatggatgtgacaacacagaaaggagtctgtttttactaccgacgggagagcccctgaagacgcagtggcttaattttatttactccaataatacgccgtcgagtctacctaagacggtgtatgtttgtcggaagcactttcctgaggaatgtttccacaacttgggacagtacagggcaggttttgcacatcaactgtcactgaagcctgggtccgtaccaagcatccctgccgcatcagccacaaacaccgaacaagtaagtgtataactgttaagtcgttttgccgtgttttaaaatcggtgcgttagccttgcaatggctacattagctgtgcagctaaccgcttcctgaagttagccaggtactctgcgctacaaaaccaaaaagcatgcagcatgcccgcagcttggtcaagcccctccccctccccccatggcccgcccccgccctctacccttccccgcctccatgcttctcattagcaaaacgatgcactgggaaaagggctgaaatggggctttctcccaggaggctatatctacgtgccgagggttcatttcgagaaaggctgcagatataacatccggaaacctccacgagcccgtttaaagcatcaacaaaccaccatgccatgggtcctttaaaacaCAAGGTTTTAtaataaggatttttttttttttgtaactacaAACTGATATTCCAGGAACATtcccaaaacattttttttcataTTCACATAGCAGAAAggttgccattttttttttgtaataaaaaaaaaaaaaaaccttcccagGAATGTTCTTGGGAAAAGTGCGCCAAATAATTTGTGTAACCATGCACAAACCAAAATTCTAGGAACATTCCTAAAACAAAGAGGTTTGCTAAATAGGTATTAATTTTTGTAACTACAAAATAACATAACAcactgggggaagccatggtctaaaggttagagaagcagctttgggaccaaaaggttgccggtttgattccctggaccaacaggaatggttgaagcacccttgagcaaggcacccaacctccaactgctccccaggctgcctgTTGCTGTGGTTatatcagggtcctgttgtacttcactctggataacagtgttTGTTAAATATCTGTAATGTAACATTCCTGGAACATTCACAAAATGTTCTTTCATGGTCATATAACAGGAAGTTTACCAAAAAAGGTTTTACAACATGTAATTACAAACTTTTCCAAAATCCGTTCACCGTCTCATAACAAGAAACAAGAAGTTTCCTCCATACAATATTTTGTAAACACAAACTAATATTCCAGATACATTCCCATAACTTTCTCTTATGGGAAGTTCTTGAAGTTTGGAACTAATGATCCAGATCCAGATGGCTCGATTAGATAAACATTTGTATATAAAAATTACAACAGACAGGAAATATTTCTCCATTAGAAAAAGATCTCAGCCATGAAAAAGTTATGTGGATCAGAATCTATTCTGTATTATTAGACAGTGGAGATGATggtagacttcaggaggagctctgccgCACCCTCCCCAacaccctgtttgactccccagtaaccaCTGTGGAGTATTTCCACTTCCTGAGCACTATAATCACCTAGGACCTCAAGTGGGAGACGAATACCTGCTCTCTcaacaagaaagcacagcagaggacaTGCTTCCTGCGGCAGTTGAAGACGTTcgatctgccaaagacaatgatggtgcacttttacaccaccatcattgagtccatcctcacctcctccatcaccgtctggtacactgctgccactgccagggacaagggcagactgcagcgcATCATTTGCTCTGCTGAGAGGACAATCAATtgcaaccttccatctcttcaggacctgtacgagtccaggaccctgaggagagcagaaaggattgtggccaaTCTCTCTTACCCTGGACACAAACTTTCTGAatcactcccctctggtaggaagctgcggtccattagaaccaaaaccttaTGCCGTAAGGCCAGCTTTTcccccactgcagctggcctcatTAATAAGATCAGAGACCCCCACTGACGCTAAC
Proteins encoded:
- the tmed3 gene encoding transmembrane emp24 domain-containing protein 3, producing MFGVVVFILSWCSALISGTELTFELPDNENQCFYEELEEGVTFHVDFQVIAGGNYDVDCFVTDPMNNVLYEERKKQYDSFTHTTAMKGVYQVCFGNEFSTFSHKTVYLDFRSGEEEQLLPDMAKPTALTQLESTCISIHEILKVVSDTQTKYRLREAQDRIRAEDLSARVSYWSIGEALIICVVSIGQVFMLKSFFKEVKTTRT